Below is a window of Nicotiana tabacum cultivar K326 chromosome 19, ASM71507v2, whole genome shotgun sequence DNA.
CATCTCCGCTGGCCGTCTTTCCTCTGGTACTTACTCTCTACTCCATTTCTCCATTTTGGTAAATATTACATTTGATTTCAAGGTCGTAGATTTGATTCTTGTATAGGCCAAAATCCGTCCTTGTCATATTTAGCGTAATATGACACTAAAGAAAAAGTCGTTCGAGCTCGCCCATACATGCAGTGAAGTCATTGGCTGAGGTGCCGACATGAGCCATAATCGAGATGTTGATAGGGAGATGTTGATAGGGATCGCAGTCGAGATGTCAACAAGGGTCGAGGTCGAAATTGACTATTGATGATAAGACTTGTATCGGCTAATTTGTCGGCTAATTTGTACTACTAGGTTTCCTAGGAAACATGCCCCATATATATGCATGCCCCATATTCCAGTGGATTGTTCATACGAATCTTGGACCTATCTGTCATTCATCATCGTAGGCAAAATATTCGTTCAACCCATTCATTAATGGGTCAATCTTTCTCCTTATTTACTTAAAGATCATTTATTGCCATTTATTGTTAGTTATATCTCCATTAATGTTCATGCTTCAAGAATATTTTGCACTCATTGTCATCAACCATTTACTGGATCTGTCCCGTCTGCTGTACGTTTTAAAGATTAGTGTCTAGAGTTATTATCCTTAACTAGATTTAATCCTTTGTTACATAAATTCAATAGTTTAACCGGaagttatactttttggtcaaacaattctCATTCGTGTTGTCTAATAACGTTTCTATATGTTCCTACGTCCTGATTTTAAACTCAATTACATGTACTAATTACTCTTTGTTTTAAGCTTTTTCTAGTGGTGGAAATTGAAGTTATTTCCATTAATAATGATTTTGCGAAGCAGTATCAATTTTGATAGTATTGGACTATACTAGTAGCGAtcaattttgagtatttgacaTAGCAACCTTGCTTTGCTTAGCTAAAATAGAGACTTCTCTGTATTGTAATATTTGATCAAGGATATTTATGTAGAGAAAGGTTAGGTTTGGATATCAAGGGGTGCAGACACTAGCATTTTAAACTGTGAATTGCTTTTCAAAAACTTCTGTTTATTTGCAACCTGTGTGATTGACTCGGCCATGACGATATTAGTTGAGTATTTAGgtttgtttaccctcaaaatcggataacaattaaatttgtaagtggttttaaagatacgagGATTAATTCGATACAAAGTGATAAATTAAGTTACTATTGAACAAACAAAGATAGAATAAATTTAAACCGTACGAGGAGGATAGTTCCAGCCTTATAGAAATATTTGCCCCCGAGCCGGGCTCGCCACGGCCGGCaccaatgaaaaagagaaaaaggctAGTGATAGAGAAAATAACGATATATTGCTctggtatgcgtgttacaataactttaatgaattatcagaccccatttatatagtaggagaattctattttaggtacaactctataaaaggtaaaaatcctccGATTAACTGAGTGCCGGTTCTtcatcgatacgtgccgagattcccgtCGTGATATTCGGATGGTCACGGATATTACGGCCTTCCGTTGGCCGTGCCCGATTGTCTGACAATATTCTTCAAAGTCGTTCAAGGATAAGGTCGAATCCGAACCGTGACCCCGATATTCTCGAGGCGGGCGTCGTCCCCCCGGATTCTGACTTGATGAGACATTTGCCTCGATCTCGTTCCCCTATCATCATGTCTCGAGCTTGGCTTATTTTATCGGAGACCGGGGTGTACCATGAGCCCGATTTTGCCCGTATACAAGGTTATTGGTTAAAGCTTCGAATCCAACATGATCAAGCGTTCAAAATATCAATTCACCTGACTAATAGAATGTATATACTAACCAATTTTACCCTCCTCCAGCTGGCTCTTTCCTAGTTCCTCAACTCCCATGAAGGAGAAAATCACAGGATGTATTTTCTTCTGTGGACTCGGATAGCATAGCTGTATATATtatgttttatcatttttggtgtTTAGGGGTTACCCAAATGCGCATATGCATGTCTCAGTTCATGGGGAATATTGCAGCTAGCTTACTGTGTAAATGTTTGTTTtttcttgcagttgatgttttgGTGTTGGGTTTTGCTAATCTAGTGGCTGATGGAATATCTATGGGGTTTGGGGACTATGTATCAAGCAGCACGGAGAAGGATGTCGCTGCCAAAGAGAGGACAGTCACCGAGTGGGATGTCATTAACCAACACAGGCCTCAGAAGCAGGAATTACTACGACATTATCAGGAACTTGGAATGAACGATACTGATGCTAATACAGTATGATTTTATCCTATACTCTGATGCTCATCTCATTCACTATCAAGTTATAGATGCATCCTTAATCAGTAGACAGTGGCGTATCACCTTTAGCAGTGTCTCTTTCTAGTTTCCTTATCGTATCCCCTTTTCTTGAGGTAGAGTAATTAACTTTAACATTTATTTGTGGTGGAAATAACAAAGCTTGGTCCAACCCTTGGTGTTAGCCATGAAAATGATTATACTGCTTTAAATTAACTTGTGGTGGAAACTACTGAGCTTGTAGTGGTGTTCAGTTTGCAACTCTAAGATAGACAAGCCCTTGTTAGTTGAAATCTTCAATACTCAAATTTTGCTTCAGTTGCTATTCTGTTTTGTGAATGTAAAATGAGCTTTAAGCTGAAAATAGGATAAGTCTTCTAATGCTGCTAGGATATTAGTTGCCCGCAATTAACAATCTCTGCTGTTGGTACAAGGTGGTGAACATATTTTCCAAGTATCAGGACATAATGGTGGATGAGAAGATGGCAACTGAGAAAGGATTATTGCCACCAGATGAAGCTGAAAAACCATGGAAGAATGGACTAATCACATTTGCTGCCTTCATTGTGTTCGGTTGTGCTCCACTTCTGGCATTCATCGTGCTCATCCCGTTCACAAACAATGATACGCACAAGTTCATAGGTGCCATTGTGTTTTCCGCAGTTGCCCTTGCACTGCTGGGGATAGCTAAGGCCAAGATTGCTGGTCAGAATTATGCTCTTTCTGCAGCCATTACCCTTTTCAATGGACTCATTGCTGGTGCTGCTGCATATGGAATTGGTTGGACTCTTAGGAATGTTGCTGGCTTGGAAGAGTGATCGCTCACTACTATGTTGCAAAACTGGTTTTGCTGTTAAAAGCAAGCTAAGGGTTACAAAAAGTGAGAGCACTTGGTGATTTCCTAGTTTTTAACCTTTCTTGTGACAACAAAATCCTGCTCTTAATGTTCTTGAAATATTACTGTCCTAACTTGATGTAGTGAATGACTTTTCTTGTCTAACTAATGCACTTTTAAGTTTGAAAAGGAAAAGCACTAAAGAATCAAATGGCCTCTGCAGCAGTTAGAATTCCCGCTTATTGCGATATCTGTAATATAGATCCTTCATTCGTCTTGATTGTTCGCTTCCTCAACAAAAGTTAGTAGACTAGTAGTTTTAATTGTTAGAGCAATTGCCTACGTTAAGTTTTATTCCACCTTAATGTTCTAATTGAAACAATAATGGTGCATTCAAAATAAGAAGTAAACAAAttatttgttgttttcttttaaatctcaagtattttgaagttatttaatATGTCAAAATGACCAACATTTGAGACAAGGGAGTAGAAAAGCTTCTTAATGTTATGGGTTAGGGAGTAGCAGAGCTTCTTAATATTATTGGTTATTTTGTGGAAACCCTTTAAAGTACTTCAGGCCTAGGACACACAGACTTTAGAAAATTTGTATAGGGAGAACTATCGGATGAAATTTAGACAAAATCAATAAATGTGTTCTTTGTACTCATACCTGTAAACATAGTTAAAGGATGTCTAGCTtctctatttaatttttaattact
It encodes the following:
- the LOC142161622 gene encoding uncharacterized protein LOC142161622 — encoded protein: MQNLTATVREEELNSSEKMAETNRNGETPLLRSEDGELEKGRKNGRPKEPWKGEVVKSIVYAGLDAIVTSFSLISSISAGRLSSVDVLVLGFANLVADGISMGFGDYVSSSTEKDVAAKERTVTEWDVINQHRPQKQELLRHYQELGMNDTDANTVVNIFSKYQDIMVDEKMATEKGLLPPDEAEKPWKNGLITFAAFIVFGCAPLLAFIVLIPFTNNDTHKFIGAIVFSAVALALLGIAKAKIAGQNYALSAAITLFNGLIAGAAAYGIGWTLRNVAGLEE